The window AGTAAAGGAGTCACAAGCTTGGAACATTTAGACGAGTTATGGAGCAAGGTCCTGGCCCGAGTAGAGCAACAAATTTCAAAACCAAGCTTTGAGACGTGGTTAAAATCGACTAAATTGCTCTCTTACAAAGGAAATAATGTGACAATCGCGGCGCCCACTTCTTTCGCGCGTGAATGGCTCGAAAACCACTATGTACATTTAATTGCGGGAATCTTGTCCGAATTAACCGGAGAAGATCTGTATATTAAATTTGTTGTTCAAAAGGATCAGGACAACGATGATTTTGATATTCCGGCACCGGTCATTCAAACGAAGTCAAATGAGCCTCAAGAAAGCCCACATAGCATGCTTAATCCTAAATATACCTTTGATACCTTTGTCATCGGTTCGGGCAACCGTTTCGCCCATGCAGCATCTCTCGCGGTTGCGGAAGCACCTGCCAAAGCCTACAATCCATTGTTCATTTACGGTGGGGTTGGTTTAGGAAAAACCCATTTAATGCATGCAATCGGCCATTATGTTCTTGAACATAATCCAAATGCGAAAGTGGTCTATTTATCTTCAGAAAAATTTACAAATGAGTTCATCAACTCAATCCGGGATAATAAGGCCGAAGACTTCCGAAACAAATATCGCAACGTGGATGTATTATTAATTGATGATATTCAATTTTTGGCTGGAAAAGAATCAACTCAAGAAGAATTTTTCCACACATTCAATACATTGCATACGGAATCAAAACAAATCGTCATTTCCAGTGACCGTCCACCAAAAGAAATTCCGACATTGGAAGATCGCCTGCGCTCACGGTTTGAATGGGGATTGATTACGGACATCACCCCTCCGGATCTGGAAAC is drawn from Bacillus sp. (in: firmicutes) and contains these coding sequences:
- the dnaA gene encoding chromosomal replication initiator protein DnaA, translated to MEHLDELWSKVLARVEQQISKPSFETWLKSTKLLSYKGNNVTIAAPTSFAREWLENHYVHLIAGILSELTGEDLYIKFVVQKDQDNDDFDIPAPVIQTKSNEPQESPHSMLNPKYTFDTFVIGSGNRFAHAASLAVAEAPAKAYNPLFIYGGVGLGKTHLMHAIGHYVLEHNPNAKVVYLSSEKFTNEFINSIRDNKAEDFRNKYRNVDVLLIDDIQFLAGKESTQEEFFHTFNTLHTESKQIVISSDRPPKEIPTLEDRLRSRFEWGLITDITPPDLETRIAILRKKAKADGLDIPNEVMHYIANQIDTNIRELEGALIRVVAYSSLVNQDITVELAQEALKDIMPNTKPKTVTIQDIQKVVGEHFNIRLEDFTSKKRTKSIAFPRQVAMYLSRELTDFSLPKIGEEFGGRDHTTVIHAHEKIEKLLKVDQHLQEEIKRIRSMLGK